From the Chelonoidis abingdonii isolate Lonesome George chromosome 4, CheloAbing_2.0, whole genome shotgun sequence genome, the window ATTAATCCTTCTGtcaggtggagtcagcagcaaggcctaggttcaatatctaggagtGCCTCTTaataatacaaaacagaaatagcTTGAACCCCCCATGACAGTACCTTCCATAAGGcattatggaaatatgcttagaatgtgttttatgctacatacgccatgtaacatatctcaaaggttaatctactgaatgtattaatcctatttgtatgcatgtatcatttttgtatttgaagctgtgaatgttatgaatgttggctgtgtactggcttaatttctaaataaccttagtagagcatttggtcagttgcTGGAGAAATGTtgagaaacacttaaaggacaatggatcttggaatgctccaatccacataaaaaGTCGACTTGAGGACGTTccaggtagcatgtaaacaatggatgctacctgtaaaactGAGCGTCATGCATagatatgtgacttgcccaggtgactcctaactccatcttggagctggattttgcataggaaggaggagggggtctccacccacaagagaaagtctatttaaacccctgggagacccctccattttgtcttcagctggctaaagcgAGAGCgtctccaccccccaggatacttgaaaaaaactggaacaaagggcagtgactgcaaggggtgtgagtgattgctggacccaggctaaaagcagaatagtctgtaaaagggagcattctggaactggtgaggatcttatctgtattcagtttgattagacatagatttgcgcattttattttattttgcttggtaacttactttgttctgtctgttactacttagaaccacttaaatcctactttctgtatttaataaaatcactttctacttattaattaactcagagtacgtattaatacctggaggagcaaacaactgtgcatatctctctctcagtattatagaggaaaaacaatttatgagtttaccctgtataagctttatacagggtaaaacggatttatttgggtttagaccccattggaagttgggcatcaGAGTGTTAAAAACAGAAActcttctgttagctgctttcaggtaaacctgcagctttggggcaactAATTCataccctgggtctgtgttgaagcagatggaagtgtctggctcagcaagacagggtgctggggccccaagctggcagggaaggcaggggtaaaagtagtcttggcacattgggtggcagctcccaagaggatttctgtgatccaacccgtcacactcccacccagtaatctgggaaaattagACATCACCCCTAGGCATCTCTAAGAGGCAGACTCGCAAGCATTGAGTCTGTGTACAACAAAGAAAATTTTTagtaaaacaggaaaaggaacccagcattaatttgggaaaatgccacaaTTCAAAAGCATATGACCATGAACAAATACCCAGCTCAGAGTACACTGGGTAGTGCTCTTTGCTCCAGTTTCTCATCTTGTAGTGTAAAAACACACCACTTTCCCCAGTGCACCCTATTCACAGTTACTGTCCTTGATCAGCAAAGACCCATAGTTCAGAGGTGTGTTCACATGAGTTCATCCCAAAAGTGTTGAGCACTGCCTCTGTTTGTGTGCATCATTGCAAGTGGCTCATAGTTGCTAGTGTTCACTGCACCAGGACTACCCACTTCAACTGCCATTTCTCTGCTGTAATATCACATTCTGAGGGTCTACCACTTAaaacagctctcagtgattttaaGAGGTGGGAGGAACCTCGCTTCTAGTGCAGGCTTTGCAGTTTCTTTCACTGCCTCACTGCCATACCCCAGCTCTAATGCTCAACACctagttatcagtgatttcagctctagtgattactgaacacacacaaaaaagtctaATCAGCTCAATTTTTAAACACTACAAAGAAGAGTAGCAAATAATGCTTAGGGCTCACTAGTGAGAACCCACACCACGAGACGTGAACACTCACTCTTACCCTCTCTTTTCTGCCCTAGGCTTTGGCATCCCTGTATAACGAGTGAGCccctcaatcagggcaggctaagtacagttctgctgccattTACTTATataataaggataacaacatatTCAAAAAAGTGATTTGTAATCCAACACCAGCAAAAACTGATTGCTTTGGTGAAGCAGCTTCATCGTGCTGTGCACCCAGAAAGAGTAGAAAGATGTTTATGCAAATACAGACTGTTCCTGAAATCTTTTCATCTTGGCTCATTGCTAGATGTCAGAGGAGAGCTCATTCAGCCTCTGCTTACACTAGTAATCCTTGTCCTGTGGCTTCTGGCTGAATCTCCTTGCAGGTCACATCATTTCATGTCATTCAAGGGGGATGGTAGGGGTGGGGAAATCAATGACTACCGCCCACCCCTGGCCAGGTGCAGATCTCTGCTGTTCATAGGCTTCTCTTGCTGTCACTGATGGTTGAGGTGGGATACGTCTGCCTGCTGAGGGCGCTGCTGTGCTCCTGCAGAGATGGGGTGTCACTCAGGCCTATGATGTCTTGACTCTCAGCCCTGAGAGGCTGGGATGATGAATCTTTCTGGAACCTGGGTTGGGGAGCAATTAATAATACAACTAGAGAATTAAAAGCCCCATTCAATTATAGTAATCCCTCTCCCAGCACAAACCCTCCCTGCAAGTTATTAGTACCATGCAAAGAGACCCTGTCCAACATCAAGGCCTCTTTTTGTGCCAGATATTGTCGAGACCCTATCCAAGATCAAGGACCcattgtgctggctgctgcacagACCCTCAACCTAGATTGTacaccctgactgagatcaggccccCATTGTTCCGGACCCTGCACAGACAACAAACAGGCACTGAGAGGTGTAGGGAGTTGCACAAGGTCTCTGGCAGAggaaggaatagaacccaagtgtcCTGATCCCATATGCCAGACATGAGGTGCTCTTGGACCAGCCCTCATGGCGTGGGAAATgggttgaaaatattttctccaaTACGCaaggggcagctgctgctctggctggtttcATGGAGCAAGCAGCCACAGCATTCTCCTGTCTGCTGCTAGTGCCTGAGGTTGCAGCGGCTCTTCAGCTCATACAGCCGGTAAGAGCcgacccacacacacagccctgagcTGTCCCATCCCTGTACCCTGagcattttcaaattttttgAGCTGAACTCACATCACCCACaaccagacaggctgggtggcctgctgtgGCGAGTCAAAAGGTGGAGGTAGCGCTGCCTTCCTGGATCCCACTGTGCCTTAAGccccaccagcccctgcccccaccacaacAGAAGTTAAACTATGCTTATTCCTATGCCTGAGGGCCCACCCTTGGCCCAGAGCCCTGTTTCCACCCTCCCCTCCGCTGGGCCCTGCAGTTTTTATACCATGTTGAGAggggtctcagaaagaaaaaggttgataACCTCTGTTCTACTGCATCCCTGCCACCTGACTCCATGCGGCATAATGCCCCCtagtcagcccctgcccctcttcctgaACCATGGTGCCCCCTACTGACACCCCATCCCAATCTCTGAAGAACAGCAACCCATACTGAGCCTCACCATAATCCTTGCAGCACAGCACACTTTACTGGCCCACTTGCTTCCAGCAGCATGGTGCTTTCTACTGAGCACTCCAACCCACTCTCTTCAGCACAGGACCCcttactgcccccaccccactccttgcaTATTCCATTTATGTCTCCTATCCCATACAGTCCCACTTGGCCTgtgtgctgcaggctggggcaggcaccATCTTGGATCCTGTGGAGGTTCAGTCCCCTCACCTGTTCTTGGCTGAGGCAGCACGGTCCCGCTGTCGGCGGTTCTTGAACCAGTTCCCCACCTGGGTGGGGGTAAGGCCAGTGGCATGGGCCAGGTAGCGCTTGCGGgaggggttggggtaggggtcCTGCAGGTACCATTCCCGCAGCAGGTTCCGTGTCTTCTCCTGGGGACAGAAAGAAAGGCAGTGGGACAGATATCAACATGGGGATGGGGTCAGCAGGGACACCTTTATACCCCACCCTGATAAGCCTTCCCAGCCATACATAGTCCCATATAAAACATTCACCATCCTGGTGGACAGCATCATCCACTGCAATCTTTCACTGGGTGGTGGTTGTGGGAGACAGGATCATCTCCTCCTGTCTGTCCCACCTGAGGAGGAGGTGGGATTGCCCTACAGAGCATTCCTcttgggaggaaggggggcagagtTGCCCCCAACAGTCTATTTAATCATCGCCCACAGTCTATTCCCTGGGGGTGGAGGATTGTCCCCTACAGTCTATTCTCTCACCAAGGGGCTGTCAATCTGCTGCTCATGACCCTCTTCCTCTCCTAACCCACCACCCAATGCCCTGCTCACCTTGAAGCTGCTGACCCTGTGCTGGATGTTGCTGTTGGGAAAGGCTGAGAAGGATAGTCTCCTGCATGATGGGTACTGTTCCAGGCCCCCTAAGGTCCCTGGGGCCCCACAAGGTGAGGCCTGGCTGCAATAGGGTGTCAGCAGGGCTGAGGAATGGGggcccagcagctccagctcaggGCAGGTCGGCACCCATGGAGGGGCCTGGTGGCATCTGTTGGCAAGGGTAGGTGGCAAAGCCCAAAGGAACAGTGCCAGACGCTCGAACTCCCCATTCTCCTGCAGGGCCTCACAGACTCGGGCCACCTGCCCTGGGGGGAAGAATGACAGACCAGGTGGTGGTAGTGGCATCGGGCCAGTGGGGGGATGGGACCAGGGCGGAGAATAGTGTAGGGTTGAATATGGGATGGGAAGGTaaagggcaggaggcaggggtgtaCAGAGCAAGAATGGGGGAACACGGCAGGGGATCGGGATGGAAGTATGGGATAGAGAGGGGATGAGGCAGGTTTGAATAGGGCTGGAATGAAAGGAATGAGACAGGCAATCCAAGTATGGGACAAAGTGCTATGGGTCTGGGATTGGGATGTGAGGAACAGAGAGGGACAGGACAGAGGATTGGGGAGAGTGTGGgacagggcatggggttgggagAGGCCTATAGGAGGCAGCCAGAGGGAACTGGAAAAACTGAGGAGGGgagacaaataataaaaatgacattAGTGCCACTACTCAATAACCAGGCAGAGTTTTGCATCAGTCCcaccctgcctccccctgccctgggctcagccaGATGAGATGGCAGCTCTGGGGTTTGACCTCCAGACTCACCAGCTTTGCTGATCCCCTTAAAGTCTCAGCTCCTCAGACTGCGGGAGAATCACAGCCTCATGGAGGGAAAAGGCACTTTCTAGCCTTTCTGGTTGTGGAGAGAAGGCTGGGGACATGACCCCCACCTCTCTCAATGGCTGGGGACATGACCCCCACCTCTCCTTAAGGCTGGAGACTCAAACTCTTGCCCCCCCTCCGAAAGTGGTTGATGTGATCGATGCCCACCCTAACTTCTCAAGGAGGCTGGAACCAGACCCCTgcccaaggctgcccagaggattcagggggcctcggGCAAAACAATTtcgggggctccttccataaaaaaaagttgcaacactatagaatactatattcttgtcgGGCCCCCGACAggacccagggcaaattgccccactttcccctcacccctggcagccctgggaaaaataaacatttacaagCCTTCCAAATCTTGGCagaaacccagttttgagaaaacttcttttcaagttacctttacaaggtatcactggttctcagcatcaactagtgctaaaaggcactaaagctcattaaaagggttggacaaatattttccatcaaaacttttttttttaattgaaaactagtggtttttaaaaagcagaaaaaaatcatggacaatgtctgctttccttcaaaatttgttgtgtttttttttaattgaaaagctgaaattagtctaccaaaacctgaacatggtttggggtttcagaagtgtgtagccaaatatttgctgcttgctgtgtttgtttaaagaaacaataaaaaaaaatttgcttctgcttaaaaaaaatccaaaacttttgaaccacctcagcttgtgaccaaatgcctgagcccatccagtcagagatttttccaggtttctgatactctgctggcttccttgactcatatctgtctccataactttgggttcatttaggttagaacataagaacagccatactgggtcaaaccaaaggccatccagcccagtatctgtctaccgatagtggccaatgccaagtgccccagagggagtgaacctaacaggtaatgatcaagtgacctcagtcctgccatccatctccactctctgacaaacagaggctagggacaccagtccttacccatcctggctaatagccattaatggacttaacctccatgaatttaatctctttcctagagactggctccatggggtccctcacaaactggagacggttactgtgggtttgtctttagtataacatatgtacatactccacgaactgagcctttgagcttgttccagaatctgggatgagcctatgttgtgaaaactgaaatgctcaaaatagcacatgcatgtgaatggacacagtgctaaaattaaattaacccaggggttctcaaattgggtgTTGGGATCTCTcatggggtcacaaggttattattgGTGGTtgcgagctatcagcctccacctcaaaccctgatttgcctccagcatttataatagtgttaaatatataaaaaagtggttttaatttataagcagggtttgctatgtgaaaggggtcaccaacagaaaagtttgagaaccactgaattaacccctctggagcctcagggaatgcaggggagaggggtttCCCTTGGTAGCGTTGGGAAGGaagtaggtggtgtaggatattgctcttctcatgtgatccctcccccatggctctcttggctctgtcactgttaatctaaagtgctaattttaatgaagctaccctcccctgacatgaatctccctatggcactgaaattaaatgtagactatttGGCATTTGAGCAGTGAAAGGGATGGTAaccctaagggaaaagataacagcttggctctttgtgttaaatagctgtctgcaagcctcaaacttctgaatgagctttagggaagggaaggctgtgccttcccaaacagcctggccctgccccctatctgatcCTCCACCCACTTTCCTGCCCCCCGACTATCCCCCTCAGAATCctcaacccaccctgctccttgtcccctgactgcccacccaAGACCTCCCCAGCCACCACTCCGGGACAccccccctgtcccctgattgccccgatccctatccaccccccgctgagtcctgacagacccccggaatgcccacaatccaacccctgttccctgtcccctgaccaccatggcctggaacctctgccccctccctgtccccctgcttacccctgcctcccccctctcctggagcctcagcgcgcTGCATCgaggagcagggccagtgcttc encodes:
- the LOC116833492 gene encoding homeobox protein SIX6-like, which produces MPLPPPGLSFFPPGQVARVCEALQENGEFERLALFLWALPPTLANRCHQAPPWVPTCPELELLGPHSSALLTPYCSQASPCGAPGTLGGLEQYPSCRRLSFSAFPNSNIQHRVSSFKEKTRNLLREWYLQDPYPNPSRKRYLAHATGLTPTQVGNWFKNRRQRDRAASAKNRFQKDSSSQPLRAESQDIIGLSDTPSLQEHSSALSRQTYPTSTISDSKRSL